One genomic segment of Intestinimonas butyriciproducens includes these proteins:
- a CDS encoding dihydroorotase, whose protein sequence is MKLLIRKGRLVDPVGGIGGVMDILIEDGKLAVIGSDLREPEARVIDARGLNVCAGLVDMHVHLREPGFEYKEDITTGAAAAARGGFTSVACMPNTRPVLDTPEQIEYVLRRAGESCGVRVWPIGAVSWGQKGQSLTDAAALKEAGCVALSDDGVPVQDANLVRDAMIRCKRLGLTILSHCEDANMVRNYAVNEGRVSRALGLPGRPAIAEEIMVMRDAMLAEETGAAVHICHVSTAGSVEIIRQFKKKGVAITCETCPQYFTLTEDEVLEQGSLARVNPPLRTKLDVEAILEGLQDGTIDVIATDHAPHSAEEKAKPLAEAPSGMVGLETALGVTLTALYHTGFMDLSDILKKMTFHPACILRIPRGRLSLGGEADFTIFSPDEEWTVEPDQFASKGRNTPFKGRKLKGRVKYTIVGGRVVYGDEGGRADVV, encoded by the coding sequence GTGAAGCTGCTCATCCGGAAGGGCCGCCTGGTGGACCCCGTGGGGGGGATCGGCGGCGTGATGGATATTCTCATCGAGGACGGCAAGCTGGCCGTCATCGGAAGCGATTTGAGGGAACCGGAGGCCCGGGTGATCGACGCCAGGGGCCTCAACGTATGCGCGGGCCTTGTGGATATGCACGTCCACCTGCGGGAGCCGGGCTTTGAATATAAGGAGGACATCACCACCGGAGCGGCGGCGGCGGCCCGGGGAGGATTCACCTCCGTAGCCTGTATGCCCAATACCCGGCCCGTGCTGGATACGCCGGAGCAGATCGAGTATGTGCTCCGGCGGGCCGGGGAGTCCTGCGGCGTGCGGGTGTGGCCCATCGGGGCGGTGTCCTGGGGACAGAAGGGGCAGTCGCTCACCGACGCAGCGGCCCTGAAGGAGGCCGGGTGCGTGGCCCTCTCCGACGACGGCGTGCCCGTGCAGGACGCCAATCTGGTCCGGGACGCCATGATCCGCTGTAAGCGGCTGGGACTCACCATTCTCTCCCACTGCGAGGACGCCAACATGGTCCGCAACTACGCGGTGAACGAGGGCCGGGTCTCCCGGGCGCTGGGGCTGCCCGGCCGTCCCGCCATCGCGGAGGAGATCATGGTCATGCGGGACGCCATGCTGGCCGAGGAGACCGGCGCGGCGGTCCATATCTGCCATGTGTCCACTGCGGGAAGCGTGGAGATCATCCGTCAATTCAAGAAAAAGGGCGTGGCCATCACCTGCGAGACCTGCCCGCAGTACTTCACCCTTACCGAGGACGAGGTGCTGGAGCAGGGAAGTCTGGCCCGGGTCAACCCCCCTCTGCGCACAAAGCTGGACGTGGAGGCCATTCTGGAGGGCCTGCAGGACGGTACCATCGACGTCATCGCCACCGACCACGCCCCCCACTCGGCCGAAGAGAAGGCCAAGCCGCTGGCGGAAGCGCCCAGCGGCATGGTGGGGCTGGAGACTGCGCTGGGCGTGACGCTGACCGCCCTTTACCACACCGGGTTCATGGACCTTTCGGATATCCTGAAAAAAATGACGTTCCACCCGGCCTGCATCCTGCGCATTCCCAGGGGGCGGCTGAGTCTGGGGGGGGAGGCGGACTTTACGATCTTCTCGCCGGACGAGGAGTGGACCGTGGAGCCGGACCAGTTTGCCTCCAAGGGCCGGAACACCCCCTTCAAGGGGAGAAAGCTCAAGGGCAGAGTGAAATACACCATCGTAGGCGGCAGAGTCGTCTACGGGGATGAGGGAGGACGCGCGGATGTCGTTTGA